One window of the Pirellulales bacterium genome contains the following:
- a CDS encoding VWA domain-containing protein: protein MKLEKATAHSNEASLAGWISSNDVTLLTMVLVVMIALFLHTKLVKGSKENASLVGEKSTLAATLATTESELHRASASLQDSHQKLRLTEEQRNKLDTDLQAALRNINDLNSRLSALVAAKSKLEQQEQELLATKEALTGERDQLAAQQQTLTAARDVLIDDKASLTKQLTQIADQLSAKLQLLEDAEKDRDRLAKQAEELESIVTALTGKLESANENLAATKKQAQAARGETDKRIQSLESELATGNKRAEEYLAQLKRATEALQGLSLEKRKIETRLDQAEQQRELALLRETRLNRELVGLKGKLTRVAVLFDASGSMNAKSADQRMNRWTEAQQIAGTWLRYLDAEECVLIVFSSDVRTFPEDGSFARLRGAGSDERRQQLLKSLERIEPKGWTNTLGALQKAYEYPGLDTIILFSDGAPTNVNLGRFDAAVADEIYRLCRRYPDVPINTIGLGNYFEQDLSTFLTTVARITGGAFQGR from the coding sequence ATGAAACTTGAGAAAGCCACGGCCCATTCCAACGAGGCCAGCCTCGCGGGTTGGATTTCCAGCAATGACGTGACCTTATTGACCATGGTCCTGGTCGTGATGATCGCGTTGTTTCTGCACACGAAGCTGGTCAAAGGCTCGAAGGAAAACGCCTCGCTGGTGGGAGAGAAAAGCACGCTGGCAGCCACGCTTGCGACGACCGAAAGCGAGTTGCATCGCGCGAGCGCAAGCCTGCAGGATAGCCATCAGAAACTGCGGCTGACCGAGGAGCAGCGCAACAAGCTGGATACTGACTTGCAAGCGGCACTACGCAATATCAACGACCTCAATAGCCGACTCAGTGCCTTGGTGGCTGCGAAATCGAAGCTCGAGCAACAAGAACAAGAATTGCTCGCGACGAAAGAAGCGCTAACGGGCGAGCGCGACCAACTCGCGGCCCAGCAGCAGACACTAACCGCCGCCCGCGATGTCCTGATCGACGACAAGGCTTCCTTAACGAAGCAGTTGACGCAAATCGCCGATCAACTGTCTGCGAAGCTTCAGCTCCTGGAAGACGCCGAAAAGGACCGCGATCGGCTGGCAAAACAGGCGGAGGAGTTGGAATCGATCGTCACCGCCTTGACCGGAAAACTCGAGTCGGCCAACGAGAACCTCGCGGCGACGAAGAAACAGGCGCAAGCCGCGCGTGGCGAGACAGACAAGCGAATTCAATCGCTGGAGAGCGAACTTGCCACCGGCAACAAGCGTGCCGAGGAATACCTCGCCCAGTTGAAACGAGCGACAGAGGCACTACAAGGTCTCAGCTTGGAGAAACGTAAGATCGAAACTCGCCTGGATCAGGCGGAACAACAGCGCGAATTGGCGCTGTTGCGCGAGACGCGGCTGAATCGGGAACTTGTCGGGCTCAAGGGCAAGCTCACGCGTGTCGCGGTGTTGTTCGATGCGTCGGGCAGCATGAACGCGAAAAGCGCCGATCAACGAATGAATCGCTGGACCGAGGCCCAGCAGATTGCCGGCACATGGCTGCGCTATCTGGACGCCGAGGAATGCGTGCTGATCGTGTTTTCCTCCGACGTCCGCACTTTTCCCGAAGATGGTTCTTTTGCGCGGCTCCGTGGCGCAGGGAGCGACGAGCGGCGGCAGCAACTTCTCAAGTCGCTCGAGAGAATCGAGCCGAAGGGATGGACGAACACGCTTGGCGCGCTACAGAAGGCCTACGAGTACCCAGGACTCGATACGATCATCTTGTTTTCCGATGGCGCGCCAACGAACGTCAACCTGGGCCGCTTCGATGCTGCGGTCGCGGACGAGATCTATCGCTTATGCCGCCGTTACCCTGATGTTCCGATCAACACAATCGGTTTGGGCAATTACTTCGAGCAAGACCTGTCCACCTTCTTGACGACCGTCGCGCGCATCACAGGGGGCGCTTTTCAAGGTCGATAA
- a CDS encoding mannonate dehydratase, whose translation MKRRNFLGGVTAAVSALCSTGAAWLTKASAGEADVARTSSGAKPAMHVGCQNGPTTPARLDYFKRHGVDHICGYPPDPGARGHWSVDDLKRTKDLCEKHGVSLDMVALPFLSSSHIDRERRGAIMLGAAGRDQDIEDIQRMIEACAAVEIPAIKYNMSLLGVLRTESTPGRGGSRYSTWKLAEAKDADKLTRAGHVSADEAWARITYFLDRVIPVCNQYKVRAACHPHDPGTPPTGFQGITNVLGTVEGLKRFVTIQESPHHGLNFCVGTVAEMLQDPRREICDVVRYFGERGKIFNIHFRNIRGRRDDFCETYPDDGDLDMLAVARTLSEVGYPYMLMPDHMPSHADDPDGSQAFAFGYGYIKGLLQAIAS comes from the coding sequence ATGAAGCGACGCAATTTTCTTGGCGGTGTGACAGCGGCCGTTTCGGCGCTCTGCTCGACAGGGGCAGCGTGGCTGACGAAAGCATCGGCCGGCGAGGCCGATGTTGCGCGCACGTCTTCCGGTGCAAAACCGGCGATGCACGTCGGCTGCCAGAACGGGCCGACGACGCCCGCGCGGCTCGACTATTTCAAACGGCACGGCGTCGACCACATCTGCGGCTATCCGCCCGACCCAGGTGCGCGCGGGCATTGGTCGGTCGACGATCTGAAGCGTACCAAGGACTTGTGCGAGAAACATGGCGTCTCGCTCGACATGGTTGCGCTGCCGTTTCTCAGCTCCAGCCACATCGACCGTGAGCGACGCGGGGCGATCATGCTGGGCGCCGCGGGACGGGATCAGGATATCGAAGATATCCAGCGAATGATCGAGGCCTGCGCCGCGGTTGAGATCCCGGCGATCAAATACAACATGAGTCTGCTCGGCGTTCTGCGGACCGAGTCCACGCCAGGCCGGGGCGGAAGTCGCTACAGCACTTGGAAACTGGCCGAGGCCAAGGACGCCGACAAATTAACGCGAGCCGGTCACGTTTCGGCCGACGAAGCCTGGGCGCGAATCACGTACTTTCTCGACCGCGTGATCCCCGTGTGCAATCAGTACAAAGTTCGCGCGGCCTGCCATCCGCACGATCCCGGCACGCCGCCCACGGGATTTCAGGGAATCACGAACGTTCTGGGCACCGTCGAGGGATTGAAGCGATTTGTCACGATCCAGGAAAGCCCTCACCACGGACTGAACTTCTGCGTGGGCACGGTGGCCGAAATGTTGCAAGACCCGCGGCGTGAAATCTGCGACGTCGTGCGCTACTTCGGCGAGCGCGGCAAGATTTTCAACATCCATTTCCGCAACATTCGCGGCCGCCGCGACGACTTTTGTGAGACGTATCCCGACGATGGCGATCTCGACATGCTGGCCGTTGCCCGCACGCTGAGCGAGGTCGGATACCCGTACATGTTGATGCCTGACCACATGCCCAGCCACGCCGACGATCCCGACGGATCGCAAGCCTTCGCCTTCGGCTATGGGTATATCAAGGGCCTATTGCAAGCGATCGCCTCCTGA